The Alkalihalophilus pseudofirmus nucleotide sequence TATGAGGAATATATTGGCGATGCAGCGGAAGTGACCGATGAAAGCTTAGAGCAAATTATTGAGCTTGACCCTGACCTTATTATTGCAGCACCAACAAACAACAACCTAGACAAACTGGGTGAAATAGCTCCAACTGTTACGTTTACGTACGGAGAGGTCGATTATTTAACGCAGCATGTTGAAATTGGCAAGCTGTTAAATAAAGAAGAAGAAGCACAAGCTTGGGTTGATGACTTCAAAGAACGTGCACATAAAGCAGGCGAAGAAGTGAAGGAAAAAATCGGCGAAGACGCGACGGTTACAGTTATAGAAAATTTTGATAAACAATTATATGTATTCGGCGATAACTGGGGCCGCGGCACGGAAATTCTTTATCAAGAAATGAAGCTTGAGATGCCTGAGAAAGTTCAAGAAATGGCTCAAAACGAAGGCTACTATGCTCTTTCTGTTGAAGTATTGCCAGAATATGCTGGTGATTATATGATCGTCAGCTCAGATGGTGCGGATACAGCGTATCAAGAAACGGAAACGTATAAGAACATCCCTGCTGTTGCAAATGAGCGTGTATTTACAGCAAATGCATCTGAATTTTATTTTAATGACCCAATTACACTAGACTTCCAATTAGACTTTTTCACTGAAAGTTTTTTAAGCAGTAATTAATAGTTGTTTCAATGATTAATTTGGGAGGAATCTAAAGCGGATTCCTCCTCTTATTTTATCCTATTATTTCAGAAGAAGAGTTGAGATGTGATGGTACATACTAAACGATTAATTAAATCTAAATCCGCAGCATTTCTTATAGCTGCAGCAGTATTTATCGCCATTTTTATAAGCTCCGTCTTGTTTGGCGCAGCTGATGTGACGATTCAGGATGTGCGGGCGGCTATGTTTACAAGTGATTCTGGTGAGAAGCTGTCGATGCTTCGTGAAATCCGCTTCCCACGTGCAGTTGGTGCAATGGCTGTTGGAGCTGCTCTTGCGGTTTCAGGTGCGATTATTCAAGGGTTAACGAGAAACCCGTTAGCTGATCCCGGCCTTTTAGGAATTACAGCAGGTGCGAATGTTGCGCTCGCTATTACAATCGCCTTTATCCCTGCCGCTAATTATTTCGGCATGATGATTGCCTGTTTTATTGGTGCAGCTGTCGGAACTCTTATGGTGCTTGGCATAGGTGCCTCCCGCCGCGGCGGGTTCTCCCCGTTTCGGATCGTTTTAGCCGGGGCTGCCGTAACGGCTTTTTTAACAGCCATCGCTGAAGGGATCGGGATATATTTTAAGATTTCTAAAGACGTCTCAATGTGGACGGCAGGCGGGTTGATCGGTACGTCTTGGGGACAGCTTGAAATAGTTACGCCCTTTATTTTTGGGGGAATTTTAATTGCGATCCTTCTGTCTAAGCAGCTGACAATTCTCAGCCTAAGTGAAGAAGTGGCTGTGGGGCTTGGCCAGCATACGACCAAAGTCAAAATCATGCTATTTATTGTAATTGTGATTCTCGCAGGTGCTGCAGTCGCGCTTGTTGGTAATATGGCATTTATCGGCCTCATGATCCCGCATATCGTTCGGGCAGTAGTTGGAACAGATTATCGCAATGTATTGCCGATGTCCGTCTTATTTGGTGCCGGTTTTATGCTTCTTTGTGACCTTGTTGGACGTACAATCAGTGCACCTTATGAAACCCCTGTTGCTGCAATTGTTGCAATCATTGGGCTTCCATTTTTTCTCTTTATTGTTCGAAAAGAAGGGAAGGCATTTTTATGATTCATCCAAGTATTATCAAAAAACAGCGCATGATTTTAATTGTCTTAACGGTTCTAATCATACTTACAGCGGCCATCGGAGCAAGCATAGGCCCCTCTTCCCTCTCTTTTAACCGCATCCTCCCTACTCTGTTTGGTCAAGGAGAATTTAAAGAGGAATTTATCTTATTTTCTGTGAGGCTGCCTAGAATTGTTGTAACTCTTCTTGCAGGTATGGCCCTTGCGTTATCGGGCGCAATCTTACAAGGCATTACACGAAATGATTTGGCTGACCCGGGTATTATCGGCATTAATTCTGGAGCCGGCGTTGGAGTAGCTGTCTTTTATTTATTTTTCCCGGTTAGTAATGGCAGCTTTGTCTTTTTGCTCCCTCTGATCGCCTTTGCCTCTGCCCTCATTACAGCAATAGCGATCTACTTATTCGCCTATAATCGTACAACAGGCCTTGCTCCTGTGCGGTTAGTATTAACGGGTGTAGGGTTTTCGATGGCTTTATCAGGTGTGATGATCTTGCTCTTTTCATCTGTTGATCCATTTAAAGTAGATTTTATTGCCAGGTGGATGGCAGGAAATGTGTGGGGGGCGGATTGGCCATTTATTTGGGCGATACTGCCTTGGCTTGTTATTTTAATTCCTTTTACGCTCTATAAAGCAAACCGATTGAACATTCTCGGGCTTGGTGAGCCGGCTGCGATTGGAGTTGGCATCCGTGTTGAGCGTGAACGATTTGTACTGTTGATCACAGCCGTAGCTCTTGCTGCATCAGCTGTTTCAGTTACTGGCGGCATTGCGTTTATTGGTTTGATGGCTCCTCATATGGCAAAGGCGTTGGTTGGACCAAGAAATCAGCTCTACATTCCTGTCGCAATCCTGCTTGGCGGCTGGCTCTTAGTGTTAGCTGATACGGTTGGACGAAATCTTGTCGAACCTGATGGGATCCCGACAGGCATCATGGTCGCGTTAATCGGTGCTCCTTATTTTATGTATTTGTTGATGAGAAAATAATAGATATTTATACGTTTACCTAATATAGCCCTAGTTATTTCATGGAGAGACAACCCTTGTTGAATAGAAGAAATTGAGATACAATATTTGAATCGATAAAGCAGGGATTGTATTAAATCTTGATCCCCAGAAAGGGTTGTATGAACGATGGAGAAAACAGATTCTCTATATACATTACTACAAAAAAAGAATCATATAGACTCCATCCAAGCCTACTATACTTACACTGAGCGTGAAAAATATTTACATCATGCGTTCCAGTTTGTAAGTTTTGCATTAAAGCATAATTATAAAGTCATATGTATAGAAGATGACTCTCTATATCAAGAATTGCTTTCTCAATTATCACTAGTATACTCTGATGATTTACTTAGGAATATCACTTTTTATGACAGCAGCGAATTTTATCTTGCCTCAAATGTATTTAAAGGCGAGGACCAGTCTTCAAAGCTATTAAATGCAATGAGGCCTGTTATTAACAATGGGGATCGTCTCATGATATGGGGCAATATAAAATTTGCAAATGAAAAAGTTGTTCTTCAACAACTCAAAAAGTTTAAAGTTTATTGCGATCCATATATTACAGAGCATCAAATATCAACAGTGTGTGCGATGAATGGGTTTAACACCCCTGCCTATATTCAAACTGAATTACTTAAAACACATAAATATTTTATGACCGATGATGAAATTACTAAATCAGGTATCTTTAAGATGGGGTATTACCACGTCGAAGAAGAATTAGAGAATAAACGTATACATATGATTGAACAACAGAACAGACAACTCTCTATTGATAATGAAAAATTGAGTAACGCGTATGAACTGCTTAGTAGAAAAAAGAAGGAATATCGCAAGTTATTAACCGAGTTACCCATTGCTACATTTATTACCAAATCAGATTGTATAGTATATGCGAACGAAAAAGCTCTCATAGATTTAGAGCTCCCGAACTTTGAATTTATTCATGATGTAAATGTATTTGATATCATTCAATTTATCGATCATTCCATTAAAGAGCAATGGTTACTTAGCCTTCAATCAAATCAAGATTTTCAACTGAAAGAAGTAGAACTAATCCTTTCTAATGGGCAGGTTAAAACGTTTGAGCTAAAGTCGATGCGTACTTGGTATCAAGGCGGCGAAGCCATTTTGCATGTTCTAATTGATTTAACTCCATATAAAGTGTTAGAAAAAGAAATGATTCGTTCAGAAAAATTAAATATCGCCGGGCAGTTGGCTGCAGGAATTGCCCATGAAATTAAAAACCCGCTTACTGCGATCAAAGGGTTCTACAAATTGTTTAAACTTAATATGGGGAAAGAATTCTATTATAAAATAATTGAAGATGAACTTAATCGGATCGAACAAATTGCTAATGAATTCCTAGCTTTATCTAAACCTCATTCAAATGTATTTGAAGTTCACTCGATTTCAAAAATCATTCAAGAAGTGAAAACTTTACTAGAAACAGAAGCGATTCTTAAAGGAAATGAAATTATAACGTCCTTTCAGAAAAGTGACGAGCTTTTCATTTATTGCGAGGAAACAAAAATGAAACAAGTATTTGTTAACCTCATTAAGAATGCCATTGAAGCTACAACAAACGGACACATATTTATAACGACCAATCTACGAGGCGAGAATGTAGAAATCAGCATACAAGATCAAGGCTGCGGGATTTCAGAAACCACTTTAAAAAAAGTGGGAGAGCCTTTCTTTACAACGAAAGAAACAGGAACTGGCTTAGGTTTATTGATTTGCGATAAAATTATTGACACTCATAATGGTACTAGGAGCATTGAAAGTACTAAAAATGTAGGAACTACGTACACAATCTTATTACCTCTAGCACAAAAACATTTGTCTTTAGATGCAGATTCACCTTCTTATAGTAAACAGTATATCTAAATGATTCAAATAAGCGACTGCAAATGTAATTAAATGTAAATTTACCTCGAGAGCATATTTTCTCTCGGGTTTTTTTACTTAAATTGGGTTATTATTCCTATTAACCACGTATGAAGAAAGTCATCCATGTTTGCAAATATTTTTTATAATAAACAGAAAATTCAGTCCTTTTAAAGGGTATCTTTGCTCTTATGTTGAATACTATCAGCAATGACTAGTAAGAAAGGGTGAAGTTTTAGTTATGAAAAATATGACAACTCTACAACTGTTCTTAGACCAGAAGGATCGGGTTGAGCCCCTCCATATTTACTACACATTCTCAGAACGTCATAAATATATTAGAAACGCTCTCTACTTTCTTAGTTATGCACTTGAACATAATTTAAACGTGCTTTTTCTTGAAGAAGATACTGTCTATCAAGAAATAAGAGTTCAGCTTCTCAAAACCTACTCTTCTGAAAAAGTAGATACAATTATGTATCAAGATAGCATGCAATTTTATCTCAATGGGAAACAATTCGATGCAGACCGTAACTCAGAGCATGTTTTATCGCTCTTAACTCCCCTGCTTCAAAAAGGAGAACATATATTAATATGGGGTCAAGTACTTTTCCCAAGTGAAAACTCTCTATCTCAACTTAGACAATATGAAATGAACTGCGATAAATTTATTTCGGAAAAACATATTACCAGCGTATGTGCTTATAATGGCCTTACCATTCCTGCTTATGTTCAAACGGAGCTCCTCAAAACACATAAATACTTTATGACCGATGATGAAGTAACCATATCAGGTCTATATCAACGTGAACACCTTCAAAGTTTTTCAGATCATGATAGAAAACGCATAGCTAATATTGAGCGAAAAAACAGACAGCTTATTCATGATAATGAAAACTTATGTGAAGCCTATGAAATAATCGCTAGAAAAAAGAAAGACTACTGGAAGCTACTAAAAGAATTGCCTATCCCCATCTTAATCTCTAAAGATGATACCCTTGTGTATGCCAACGAAAGAGCCCTCGCAGACTTAGAACTTCCACCTTTTGAAAATATAAAAGGGGAAAGTATTTTTAACTTCATTCATTTTACAGATCATTTCCTAGAACAAAAATGGATAAATACCTTGCAATCGAATCAAGAATTTGAAATGAAAGAAGTTGAATTGAAGCTAGAAAATGACTCTATTAAAACGTTTAAGCTTAAATCAATCTTTACTTGGTATAAAGAATCTGAGTCTATTCTGCATGTATTAATTGATTTAACTCCATATAAATTATTAGAAAAGAAAATGATTCGTGCTGAGAAGCTAAATTTAGCTGGTCAGCTCGCTGCTGGGATTGCTCATGAAATTAAAAATCCTCTCACATCAATTAAAGGCTTTTACAAGCTGATCAAATATGGAATGGGCAAGGAAAAGTACTTTAACATTATTGATGACGAGCTTGACCGGATTGAACAAATTGCTAACGAATTTCTTATCTTATCTAAACCTCATTCAGATATCTTTAAAATTCATTCCATTTCTAGAATTATCGAAGAAGTGAAAACTCTCCTTGAAACACAAGCCATCATTAAAGGTAATGATATTATTACATCTTATCCCGAAGAAGAGCTGCTTATTAAATGTGAGGAAACGAAAATTAAACAAGTATTTGTGAACCTCTTAAAAAATGCTGTAGAAGCAACAAAAAATGGTCATATTTATGTTACGGTGAAAAAGCAGCTTGATTTTGTTGATATCATCATTCAGGATGAAGGCTGCGGAATCTCAAAAGAAGCTTTATCAAAAATATCTGAGCCTTTCTTCACGACAAAAGAAAAAGGCACAGGCTTAGGCTTACTTATTTGCGACAAGATTATCGAAAATCATAACGGAATGAGATCAATTGAAAGTACAGAAGGCGTTGGTACTACTTTTACAATTACATTTCCTTTAACAAAAGGACAACAGACTTATATTCCTGTAGATCCAATCCTATATAATGACCTTTCTACCCATGTTTAAAACAAATTTGAGTAATTAAAATTTAAAAAGGGGCTTGCCCTATTTAGTAATAGGTAAGCCCCTGCATTCTTATTAACTCACTTTTTTCTTCTTCAATTCAACAGTTGGATTCGCACCTAAATCTTTTAATTCTTGATTCAGTGCTTTGACTAATCCGTACGTCATCAAAAGAACAATGAACGTTAGCGGCAAGGCACTGACGATAATCGCTGTTTGCAGTCCTTGCAAGCCTCCTGACACCATTAGAACACATGTTGCAGCAACTAAAATAATGCCCCACGTGACTTTAACCTTATTAGACGGGTTAAGCTTTCCGCCGGTAGTCATCATACCAAGTACAAACGTTGCCGAATCAGCTGATGTCACAAAAAATGTGGTGATTAGGGCAATTGTTAAGAATGATAACAAAGCACCTAACGGCAGCTGCTGGTATACATAGAATAATGCTGTCTCAAGAGACTGACTAGATACAGCGAGTCCCTGTGTCAACTCTAAAAACATTCCTGTCCCGCCAAAAACGGTAAACCACATTGCACATACTAGTGATGGAACCAAAATAACGGCTACAGTAAATTCTCTAATCGTTCTTCCTTTTGAGACTCTGGCAATAAACATACCGACAAACGGCGTCCATGAAATCCACCATGCCCAGTAAAAGACGGTCCAGCCTTGAGTCCAAGCTGCTTCATTTTCATCAAACGGAGATAAACGTAAGCCCATTTGCATTAAATTCTGCATGTAGCTTCCAAGACTCGTGGTAAACATATTCAGTAAAAATAAGGTTGGTCCTAAAATAAGCATCGCAGCAAATAATACAACTGCGATTGACATATTCGCATTACTTAAGTATTTAATACCTTTAGAGATTCCTGTATTGGCTGAAACAATAAAGAGAACGGTGATAATCCCCATAATCAGCATTTGAATGCCGAATGTATTAGGTATTCCAAATAGATATTCAAGCCCGGCATTAATTTGCTGTGATCCAAGTCCAAGCGATGCTGCTACACCAAATAATGTAGCGAAAACAGCAGCAACATCAACCGCATGCCCAATTGGCCCTTTCACTTTATCACCTAATACGGGATACAGGGTTGCACTCATTAATCCCGGTGCGCCTTTTCTAAATTTTTGATAAGCCAGCGCCATCGCAACAACAGCGTAGATTGCCCAAGCATGAAGGCCCCAATGCAGCCATGTATAACGCATACCCATAATAGCGGAAGCTTCTGTGCTTCCTTCTCCCATCGGAGGTGCAGAGAAGTGAGCAATTGGTTCTGATACTCCGTAAAATAACAGCCCTATTCCCATCCCTGCTGAAAACAGCATTGCAAACCAAGTAGGACGGCTGTATTCAGGTTTAGAATCAGGCGCTCCTAATTTGATCTTTCCGTACTTACTAAAAATCATAAATGCTGCAAACAGCAGGAAGAACGTCGCAACAAGCTGATAAAACCAACCAAATGATTCAAGCACAAAGGCTTGAGCGATATTCATTGCCTCACCTAACTGTTCTGGAATTAACGCACCGATTAATACAAAAATGACGGCAATTCCAACTGAAATCTTAAACACTATCCTGTCGTCTTTAATAGTCAACACTTCCTATTCAATTATTTTTTCCCTATCGTCAATGAAAACACTTTACTATTTAACCACAAACTTGATGTTGATTTAAAACGTCGTTCGTATGGATAAATCGTGATATGCAGTGATATACTATAGCAATCTAGTATTAGGATGGAGATCTTAACTATTCCGCTAGATTCGTAACAAATCCTTATGTTTCCTCAATAATTTTAGGATTTATTGGAAGAGTTTACAGCGGTGGCGCTTACATCATTCTAATTTTAATGAAAAAAGCAGTCCATACCCTGATGACATGGACTGCTTTTATGCATTAAAATTTAGTATTCGTAAAGCCTCCATCAATTCTAATGACCTCACCGTTGATATATTCTGCTTTTGACGTCAGCAAAAATGTGACCAGTTCCGCTACTTCTTCTGGTGTTCCAAGCCGTTTTTGCGGGATGCCGCTTTCTGCACTTTCTTTCATTTTCGGATTCGCTTCAAAATAAGACTTCACCATAGGCGTTTCAGTAGGTCCTGGAGCAATCGCATTTACCCTGAGCCCGTCTTTTGCATACTCTGCGACCAGACTCTTCGTTAAGCCGACGATCCCATGCTTTGTTGCTGAATAGGTGACAACCGTATCCTGCCCAATTACGCCAGCACTTGAAGCAGTGTTGACAATCGAGCCGCCTCCATTTTTCAGCATTACTTCTGCGACATATCGAATGCCATATAAAGCACCGAGCAAGTTAATTCCGACAATCTGTTCAATTTCCTTAATATCAGTCTCAAGAAAATACGCTCCGCTTCCTGAGATTCCTGCATTATTGAAAAAATAATCAATCGTGCCAAAATACTCTATCGTCTCATCTACATATCTTTTCACATCTTCTGCTTTTGAGACATCTGCTTTAATAAAAATCGCATCCTGGCCGAGTTCTTTAACCGCTTCAACTGTTTGATTACCACCTTCATCACTTACATCGACAACTGCAATATTTACCCCTTCTTCAGCTAAACGAATTGCACAAGACTGACCTAACCCGCTGCCGCCGCCAGTAATAACCGCTACTTTACTCACATACATTCCTCCTGTCATTTACTATGTACAAAATTGGACCACATTTTTCCTACTACCATACAATACCCTGTTTGGATAAAAAATATCATCGACTGAAAGAATTTTTCCCCTGACTTGATAAACTCTGAATATGGTAAAATGAACTTTACTACCTCTTGAAAAGAGTTGTCATGTTGAATGAGTGTTATTGAAAAATTATATTCCATCATTATTTTAGCGGCGGTTATCCTTGGCTTAAGCCTAGGTCAAGTCGATCTGATACGTATTCATGCTGAGAGTCTTATTGTTCCTTTTTTATTAGCCATGCTCTACATCACCTTTTTACAAATACCGCTTGATCAATTGAAAAAAGCGTTCAAAAACATCAAATTCACATCAACCTCACTCTTGCTGAATTTTGTCTGGACACCTGTTTTTGCTTGGTTATTAGCAATGATTTTTTTAAGTGATCATCCTGCACTCTATATTGGTTTCATCATGTTGATGGTGACACCTTGCACAGATTGGTATTTAATTTTCACAGGCATTGCAAGAGGAAATGTTGCCTTATCTACCGCAATCCTCCCCTTAAACCTACTGCTTCAAGTAATGCTGCTGCCTATCTATTTATTGCTGTTCGCAGGGTCAACTGGTGTTGTGGAGGTTAGTTTTTTAGTAGAAAGTGTGCTGGTTGTGTTGATGATACCTCTTATACTGGCTGTTATGACGAATTTCCTTTTAAAAAGGCATAAAGGACTCCAAGAAGCGATACTAGTAAAGCTAAGTCCCTTGCCTATTCTCTTGTTGAGTCTCGCGATTATGGCGATGTTTGCTGCACAGGGACAATTGCTGCTTCAGAACTTAGAATTGCTATGGATCATTTTCGTACCGATCCTCCTCTTCTTTATTGTAAATTTATTTATCTCTCAAAAAGCGGGCAAGCTCCTTAAGTTTTCATACAGCGATTGCGTGAGTTTAAGTTTGACGACACTCGCTAGAAATTCTCCGATTGCTTTGGCAATTGCGATGACAGCCTTCCCCGATGAGCCTTTCATTGCACTGATACTTGTGATCGGCCCGCTGATTGAGCTTCCTATTCTAGCAGGGATCTCACAAGTGTTGTTGTGGAGTTCAGCTCGAAATTAGCTTTTTAAAGCCCTAAAAACACCCTCGCTTCTTGCTCGAATCGAGGGTGTCTCATTTATTCTATAAGCTTAAACGAGCAGCGGTATAATCAATCCGGCTAAAAGAAGGATGAGCGCGCCGCCAAGTCTTGATGCAATTTGTGCAAAAGGCATTAACTGCATGCGTTTAGCTGCAGATAAAACGGCAACGTCTCCCGTACCGCCCATATTGGCCATACATAAACCAGCTGAGATTGCAGACTCGATCGGATAGAATCCAACTAAACGACCAAGTAATGCTGCTCCTAACACTGCTCCGAAAACCACACCCGCAACAAGTAGAATATACTGCAGGCTTAGTGCGGCTAAGACTGAATCAAGATCCGTGAAGGCTACCCCAATTCCGAATAATAAAGCAAGCGTCCATGTTTTTGCGACAAATTGATACCACTGGCTTGCTCCTTCAACGACTGTTTCAGGAATAAGATCAAGTATTTTCACCAACGCGACTAACATAATCATTAACGCATATGGGTGAAGCGGAATAAATGCTCCTAGCAGATGCCCTAATGCAAAGAATAAAAGAGCAGTTAGAAGTCCGATACCCATTTTAGAAATATCAAAGCTTGACTGTTTTTCTTCAATTTTAAATCCTGGAATCAACTGACCATTTCCAGATAAAGACGGCATTTTATTTCCAAGCGAGTTTAACAGACTCGCAAAAACGATTGCAAAGACATTTCCGAGTGCGAGTGCCGGCACGAGAATTGAAATATAATAGCTCGGAGGATTCCCTAAAAACTCAGAATACACCTGCGCCATTGGGATTGCCCCAGCCCCCATGCCGCCGCCTAAGATTGGCAGGGCGATTACTAACACAGCATCTTGAACGGAAAACCCAATTAAGAAACCTACAATCCCGGCAATCACCATTGCACCGATGAC carries:
- a CDS encoding arsenic resistance protein translates to MSVIEKLYSIIILAAVILGLSLGQVDLIRIHAESLIVPFLLAMLYITFLQIPLDQLKKAFKNIKFTSTSLLLNFVWTPVFAWLLAMIFLSDHPALYIGFIMLMVTPCTDWYLIFTGIARGNVALSTAILPLNLLLQVMLLPIYLLLFAGSTGVVEVSFLVESVLVVLMIPLILAVMTNFLLKRHKGLQEAILVKLSPLPILLLSLAIMAMFAAQGQLLLQNLELLWIIFVPILLFFIVNLFISQKAGKLLKFSYSDCVSLSLTTLARNSPIALAIAMTAFPDEPFIALILVIGPLIELPILAGISQVLLWSSARN
- a CDS encoding SDR family NAD(P)-dependent oxidoreductase produces the protein MSKVAVITGGGSGLGQSCAIRLAEEGVNIAVVDVSDEGGNQTVEAVKELGQDAIFIKADVSKAEDVKRYVDETIEYFGTIDYFFNNAGISGSGAYFLETDIKEIEQIVGINLLGALYGIRYVAEVMLKNGGGSIVNTASSAGVIGQDTVVTYSATKHGIVGLTKSLVAEYAKDGLRVNAIAPGPTETPMVKSYFEANPKMKESAESGIPQKRLGTPEEVAELVTFLLTSKAEYINGEVIRIDGGFTNTKF
- a CDS encoding ATP-binding protein, which encodes MEKTDSLYTLLQKKNHIDSIQAYYTYTEREKYLHHAFQFVSFALKHNYKVICIEDDSLYQELLSQLSLVYSDDLLRNITFYDSSEFYLASNVFKGEDQSSKLLNAMRPVINNGDRLMIWGNIKFANEKVVLQQLKKFKVYCDPYITEHQISTVCAMNGFNTPAYIQTELLKTHKYFMTDDEITKSGIFKMGYYHVEEELENKRIHMIEQQNRQLSIDNEKLSNAYELLSRKKKEYRKLLTELPIATFITKSDCIVYANEKALIDLELPNFEFIHDVNVFDIIQFIDHSIKEQWLLSLQSNQDFQLKEVELILSNGQVKTFELKSMRTWYQGGEAILHVLIDLTPYKVLEKEMIRSEKLNIAGQLAAGIAHEIKNPLTAIKGFYKLFKLNMGKEFYYKIIEDELNRIEQIANEFLALSKPHSNVFEVHSISKIIQEVKTLLETEAILKGNEIITSFQKSDELFIYCEETKMKQVFVNLIKNAIEATTNGHIFITTNLRGENVEISIQDQGCGISETTLKKVGEPFFTTKETGTGLGLLICDKIIDTHNGTRSIESTKNVGTTYTILLPLAQKHLSLDADSPSYSKQYI
- a CDS encoding 2-hydroxycarboxylate transporter family protein, which encodes MGESAKKLHTEELTANELKVYDRKRKDQLKIMGLPLIWFAVFLAITLVTLYTGNLPTGMIGSLLVMVVLGEALGWIGDRLPIIKSYLGGGAIVAIFGSAYMVYAGLLPESVITGVDEFMTTGGFLDFYIAALITGSILGMNSKVLVKIGVRYFVPIFGAVIGAMVIAGIVGFLIGFSVQDAVLVIALPILGGGMGAGAIPMAQVYSEFLGNPPSYYISILVPALALGNVFAIVFASLLNSLGNKMPSLSGNGQLIPGFKIEEKQSSFDISKMGIGLLTALLFFALGHLLGAFIPLHPYALMIMLVALVKILDLIPETVVEGASQWYQFVAKTWTLALLFGIGVAFTDLDSVLAALSLQYILLVAGVVFGAVLGAALLGRLVGFYPIESAISAGLCMANMGGTGDVAVLSAAKRMQLMPFAQIASRLGGALILLLAGLIIPLLV
- a CDS encoding FecCD family ABC transporter permease, whose protein sequence is MVHTKRLIKSKSAAFLIAAAVFIAIFISSVLFGAADVTIQDVRAAMFTSDSGEKLSMLREIRFPRAVGAMAVGAALAVSGAIIQGLTRNPLADPGLLGITAGANVALAITIAFIPAANYFGMMIACFIGAAVGTLMVLGIGASRRGGFSPFRIVLAGAAVTAFLTAIAEGIGIYFKISKDVSMWTAGGLIGTSWGQLEIVTPFIFGGILIAILLSKQLTILSLSEEVAVGLGQHTTKVKIMLFIVIVILAGAAVALVGNMAFIGLMIPHIVRAVVGTDYRNVLPMSVLFGAGFMLLCDLVGRTISAPYETPVAAIVAIIGLPFFLFIVRKEGKAFL
- a CDS encoding ATP-binding protein; the protein is MKNMTTLQLFLDQKDRVEPLHIYYTFSERHKYIRNALYFLSYALEHNLNVLFLEEDTVYQEIRVQLLKTYSSEKVDTIMYQDSMQFYLNGKQFDADRNSEHVLSLLTPLLQKGEHILIWGQVLFPSENSLSQLRQYEMNCDKFISEKHITSVCAYNGLTIPAYVQTELLKTHKYFMTDDEVTISGLYQREHLQSFSDHDRKRIANIERKNRQLIHDNENLCEAYEIIARKKKDYWKLLKELPIPILISKDDTLVYANERALADLELPPFENIKGESIFNFIHFTDHFLEQKWINTLQSNQEFEMKEVELKLENDSIKTFKLKSIFTWYKESESILHVLIDLTPYKLLEKKMIRAEKLNLAGQLAAGIAHEIKNPLTSIKGFYKLIKYGMGKEKYFNIIDDELDRIEQIANEFLILSKPHSDIFKIHSISRIIEEVKTLLETQAIIKGNDIITSYPEEELLIKCEETKIKQVFVNLLKNAVEATKNGHIYVTVKKQLDFVDIIIQDEGCGISKEALSKISEPFFTTKEKGTGLGLLICDKIIENHNGMRSIESTEGVGTTFTITFPLTKGQQTYIPVDPILYNDLSTHV
- a CDS encoding glycine betaine uptake BCCT transporter, with the protein product MFKISVGIAVIFVLIGALIPEQLGEAMNIAQAFVLESFGWFYQLVATFFLLFAAFMIFSKYGKIKLGAPDSKPEYSRPTWFAMLFSAGMGIGLLFYGVSEPIAHFSAPPMGEGSTEASAIMGMRYTWLHWGLHAWAIYAVVAMALAYQKFRKGAPGLMSATLYPVLGDKVKGPIGHAVDVAAVFATLFGVAASLGLGSQQINAGLEYLFGIPNTFGIQMLIMGIITVLFIVSANTGISKGIKYLSNANMSIAVVLFAAMLILGPTLFLLNMFTTSLGSYMQNLMQMGLRLSPFDENEAAWTQGWTVFYWAWWISWTPFVGMFIARVSKGRTIREFTVAVILVPSLVCAMWFTVFGGTGMFLELTQGLAVSSQSLETALFYVYQQLPLGALLSFLTIALITTFFVTSADSATFVLGMMTTGGKLNPSNKVKVTWGIILVAATCVLMVSGGLQGLQTAIIVSALPLTFIVLLMTYGLVKALNQELKDLGANPTVELKKKKVS
- a CDS encoding iron-hydroxamate ABC transporter substrate-binding protein, producing MKKQLLIPFLMLLVLVLSACGSTSEDSASSAEEDTNTEETGTITYQSENGPIEVPADPQRVVVLSSFNAGSVMALDVPIVGVDSWAKMNPRYEEYIGDAAEVTDESLEQIIELDPDLIIAAPTNNNLDKLGEIAPTVTFTYGEVDYLTQHVEIGKLLNKEEEAQAWVDDFKERAHKAGEEVKEKIGEDATVTVIENFDKQLYVFGDNWGRGTEILYQEMKLEMPEKVQEMAQNEGYYALSVEVLPEYAGDYMIVSSDGADTAYQETETYKNIPAVANERVFTANASEFYFNDPITLDFQLDFFTESFLSSN
- a CDS encoding FecCD family ABC transporter permease encodes the protein MIHPSIIKKQRMILIVLTVLIILTAAIGASIGPSSLSFNRILPTLFGQGEFKEEFILFSVRLPRIVVTLLAGMALALSGAILQGITRNDLADPGIIGINSGAGVGVAVFYLFFPVSNGSFVFLLPLIAFASALITAIAIYLFAYNRTTGLAPVRLVLTGVGFSMALSGVMILLFSSVDPFKVDFIARWMAGNVWGADWPFIWAILPWLVILIPFTLYKANRLNILGLGEPAAIGVGIRVERERFVLLITAVALAASAVSVTGGIAFIGLMAPHMAKALVGPRNQLYIPVAILLGGWLLVLADTVGRNLVEPDGIPTGIMVALIGAPYFMYLLMRK